One Ananas comosus cultivar F153 linkage group 23, ASM154086v1, whole genome shotgun sequence genomic window carries:
- the LOC109728098 gene encoding probable receptor-like protein kinase At5g18500 isoform X2: protein MSSSSLKDHLSEKTFLFGLKLWVLIGILVGASMLAILFAIVICLNYRSRRRLKRGSTNLPITQIPPVSKEIKEVRVEQVPANNFVAHDGILLTIHDKSNEKESDKVMVHLGLGKSRHGGDESHSGSFHYVDNKDASSQSGEEGSSGTFAAYRQSSAYPITAPSPLIGLPEFSHLGWGHWFTLRDLELATNRFSKDNVLGEGGYGVVYRGHLINGSPVAVKKLLNNLGQAEKEFRVEVEAIGHVRHKNLVRLLGYCVEGTQRMLVYEYVNNGNLEQWLHGAMRQHGSLTWEARIKILLGTAKALAYLHEAIEPKVVHRDIKSSNILIDDEFNAKVSDFGLAKLLGAGKSHITTRVMGTFGYVAPEYANTGLLNEKSDIYSFGVVLLEAITGRDPVDYGRPANEVNLVDWLKMMVGSRRSEEVVDPNIEVKPPTRALKRALLTALRCVDPDAEKRPKMGQVVRMLESDEPIPREDRRHRRNRGGSSEIETQRENSDTEKSDNPDSNPSSARNRPPPTK from the exons ATGTCGTCCTCCTCTCTGAAAGACCATTTATCGGAGAAAACATTTCTTTTCGGTCTTAAACTATGGGTGTTGATCGGGATACTCGTCGGCGCGTCCATGTTGGCTATTCTTTTCGCTATCGTTATATGCCTTAATTATAGGAGTCGGAGACGGCTTAAAAGAGGTTCCACCAATCTTCCCATCACCCAGATTCCCCCAGTTTCGAAGGAGATCAAGGAAGTGAGAGTTGAGCAAGTCCCAGCTAACAACTTTGTTGCCCATGACGGTATTTTACTCACAATTCACGACAAATCtaatgaaaaagaatcggaTAAGGTTATGGTTCATTTGGGCTTGGGGAAATCAAGACATGGCGGTGACGAGAGCCATTCTGGCTCCTTCCATTATGTCGACAATAAAGATGCCAGCTCCCAATCTGGTGAAGAAGGAAGTTCCGGGACTTTTGCTGCTTACAGGCAGTCTTCAGCGTACCCCATAACGGCCCCTTCGCCTTTGATTGGCCTGCCTGAATTCTCCCACCTCGGCTGGGGTCACTGGTTTACTTTGAGGGATTTAGAGCTCGCGACGAACCGGTTTTCTAAGGATAATGTTCTTGGTGAGGGTGGCTATGGTGTTGTTTACCGTGGCCACCTTATTAATGGTTCTCCAGTGGCCGTTAAGAAGCTTCTCAATAATTT AGGGCAAGCTGAGAAGGAATTCAGAGTGGAAGTTGAGGCTATTGGTCATGTGCGCCACAAGAATTTAGTTCGCCTTTTGGGATACTGTGTAGAGGGCACTCAAAG GATGCTTGTCTACGAGTATGTCAACAACGGAAACCTTGAACAATGGCTTCACGGAGCTATGCGCCAGCATGGTTCTCTTACCTGGGAGGCTCGTATAAAGATTCTTCTAGGAACGGCGAAGGC CCTTGCTTACTTACACGAGGCAATTGAACCAAAAGTTGTGCACCGAGACATCAAATCTAGTAATATTTTGATCGATGATGAATTTAATGCGAAAGTGTCAGATTTTGGGTTAGCGAAGCTTTTGGGTGCTGGTAAAAGTCACATAACTACTCGAGTTATGGGAACCTTTGG TTATGTAGCACCAGAGTATGCAAACACTGGACTTCTAAATGAAAAGAGCGATATTTACAGCTTTGGTGTTGTTCTTCTAGAAGCAATTACAGGGAGAGATCCTGTGGACTATGGTCGCCCTGCAAATGAG GTCAATTTAGTTGATTGGCTTAAAATGATGGTTGGTAGTAGACGCTCAGAAGAAGTGGTTGATCCCAATATAGAGGTGAAACCTCCTACGAGAGCTCTGAAGCGTGCCCTCTTGACCGCTTTGAGGTGTGTCGATCCCGATGCTGAGAAGAGACCCAAGATGGGTCAGGTGGTCCGCATGCTTGAATCTGATGAACCAATTCCGCGCGAG GATCGGAGGCACCGGAGAAACCGCGGTGGGAGCAGCGAAATCGAAACCCAGAGGGAGAATTCCGACACAGAAAAGAGCGACAATCCGGATTCGAACCCTAGCAGCGCAAGAAACAGGCCCCCTCCAACCAAATGA
- the LOC109728098 gene encoding probable receptor-like protein kinase At5g18500 isoform X1 produces the protein MFISNEKKTSFPPCGLSCVCGGISIFNAGNMSSSSLKDHLSEKTFLFGLKLWVLIGILVGASMLAILFAIVICLNYRSRRRLKRGSTNLPITQIPPVSKEIKEVRVEQVPANNFVAHDGILLTIHDKSNEKESDKVMVHLGLGKSRHGGDESHSGSFHYVDNKDASSQSGEEGSSGTFAAYRQSSAYPITAPSPLIGLPEFSHLGWGHWFTLRDLELATNRFSKDNVLGEGGYGVVYRGHLINGSPVAVKKLLNNLGQAEKEFRVEVEAIGHVRHKNLVRLLGYCVEGTQRMLVYEYVNNGNLEQWLHGAMRQHGSLTWEARIKILLGTAKALAYLHEAIEPKVVHRDIKSSNILIDDEFNAKVSDFGLAKLLGAGKSHITTRVMGTFGYVAPEYANTGLLNEKSDIYSFGVVLLEAITGRDPVDYGRPANEVNLVDWLKMMVGSRRSEEVVDPNIEVKPPTRALKRALLTALRCVDPDAEKRPKMGQVVRMLESDEPIPREDRRHRRNRGGSSEIETQRENSDTEKSDNPDSNPSSARNRPPPTK, from the exons ATGTTcatttcaaatgaaaaaaagacAAGCTTTCCGCCCTGTGGATTGTCATGTGTATGTGGAG gaatttcaattttcaacgCGGGAAATATGTCGTCCTCCTCTCTGAAAGACCATTTATCGGAGAAAACATTTCTTTTCGGTCTTAAACTATGGGTGTTGATCGGGATACTCGTCGGCGCGTCCATGTTGGCTATTCTTTTCGCTATCGTTATATGCCTTAATTATAGGAGTCGGAGACGGCTTAAAAGAGGTTCCACCAATCTTCCCATCACCCAGATTCCCCCAGTTTCGAAGGAGATCAAGGAAGTGAGAGTTGAGCAAGTCCCAGCTAACAACTTTGTTGCCCATGACGGTATTTTACTCACAATTCACGACAAATCtaatgaaaaagaatcggaTAAGGTTATGGTTCATTTGGGCTTGGGGAAATCAAGACATGGCGGTGACGAGAGCCATTCTGGCTCCTTCCATTATGTCGACAATAAAGATGCCAGCTCCCAATCTGGTGAAGAAGGAAGTTCCGGGACTTTTGCTGCTTACAGGCAGTCTTCAGCGTACCCCATAACGGCCCCTTCGCCTTTGATTGGCCTGCCTGAATTCTCCCACCTCGGCTGGGGTCACTGGTTTACTTTGAGGGATTTAGAGCTCGCGACGAACCGGTTTTCTAAGGATAATGTTCTTGGTGAGGGTGGCTATGGTGTTGTTTACCGTGGCCACCTTATTAATGGTTCTCCAGTGGCCGTTAAGAAGCTTCTCAATAATTT AGGGCAAGCTGAGAAGGAATTCAGAGTGGAAGTTGAGGCTATTGGTCATGTGCGCCACAAGAATTTAGTTCGCCTTTTGGGATACTGTGTAGAGGGCACTCAAAG GATGCTTGTCTACGAGTATGTCAACAACGGAAACCTTGAACAATGGCTTCACGGAGCTATGCGCCAGCATGGTTCTCTTACCTGGGAGGCTCGTATAAAGATTCTTCTAGGAACGGCGAAGGC CCTTGCTTACTTACACGAGGCAATTGAACCAAAAGTTGTGCACCGAGACATCAAATCTAGTAATATTTTGATCGATGATGAATTTAATGCGAAAGTGTCAGATTTTGGGTTAGCGAAGCTTTTGGGTGCTGGTAAAAGTCACATAACTACTCGAGTTATGGGAACCTTTGG TTATGTAGCACCAGAGTATGCAAACACTGGACTTCTAAATGAAAAGAGCGATATTTACAGCTTTGGTGTTGTTCTTCTAGAAGCAATTACAGGGAGAGATCCTGTGGACTATGGTCGCCCTGCAAATGAG GTCAATTTAGTTGATTGGCTTAAAATGATGGTTGGTAGTAGACGCTCAGAAGAAGTGGTTGATCCCAATATAGAGGTGAAACCTCCTACGAGAGCTCTGAAGCGTGCCCTCTTGACCGCTTTGAGGTGTGTCGATCCCGATGCTGAGAAGAGACCCAAGATGGGTCAGGTGGTCCGCATGCTTGAATCTGATGAACCAATTCCGCGCGAG GATCGGAGGCACCGGAGAAACCGCGGTGGGAGCAGCGAAATCGAAACCCAGAGGGAGAATTCCGACACAGAAAAGAGCGACAATCCGGATTCGAACCCTAGCAGCGCAAGAAACAGGCCCCCTCCAACCAAATGA